From the genome of Mixophyes fleayi isolate aMixFle1 chromosome 2, aMixFle1.hap1, whole genome shotgun sequence, one region includes:
- the YWHAG gene encoding 14-3-3 protein gamma has product MVDREQLVQKARLAEQAERYDDMAAAMKAVTELNEPLSNEERNLLSVAYKNVVGARRSSWRVISSIEQKTSADGNEKKIEMVRAYREKIEKELEAVCQDVLSLLDNFLIKNCSETQYESKVFYLKMKGDYYRYLAEVATGEKRAAVVESSEKAYSEAHEISKEHMQPTHPIRLGLALNYSVFYYEIQNAPEQACHLAKTAFDDAIAELDTLNEDSYKDSTLIMQLLRDNLTLWTSDQQDDDGGEGNN; this is encoded by the exons ATGGTGGACCGCGAGCAGCTGGTGCAGAAAGCCAGACTGGCTGAACAAGCTGAACGATACGATGATATGGCGGCTGCAATGAAAGCA GTAACAGAATTAAATGAGCCTCTCTCAAATGAAGAAAGGAATTTGTTGTCTGTTGCCTACAAGAATGTTGTTGGAGCCCGTCGATCTTCCTGGAGGGTAATAAGCAGTATTGAGCAGAAGACTTCTGCTgatggcaatgaaaaaaaaatagaaatggtgCGTGCCTATCGTGAAAAAATTGAAAAGGAATTAGAAGCTGTATGCCAAGATGTCTTGAGCCTCTTGGATAATTTCCTCATCAAAAATTGCAGTGAAACGCAGTATGAAAGCAAAGTATTTTACCTGAAAATGAAGGGAGATTATTACAGATACCTAGCAGAAGTAGCCACTGGTGAAAAGAGAGCAGCAGTTGTTGAATCATCCGAAAAAGCTTATAGTGAAGCTCATGAAATAAGCAAAGAACACATGCAGCCAACTCATCCCATCAGGCTAGGGTTGGCTCTTAACTATTCTGTGTTCTACTATGAAATTCAAAATGCGCCTGAGCAGGCCTGTCATCTGGCCAAGACGGCTTTTGATGATGCCATTGCAGAGCTGGATACCCTGAACGAGGACTCATACAAGGACTCTACACTTATCATGCAACTCCTACGTGACAACCTAACACTCTGGACAAGTGATCAGCAAGATGATGATGGTGGAGAAGGCAACAATTAA